A stretch of the Capsicum annuum cultivar UCD-10X-F1 chromosome 10, UCD10Xv1.1, whole genome shotgun sequence genome encodes the following:
- the LOC124887729 gene encoding uncharacterized protein LOC124887729 — protein MVMEKDKNENQEQVLEDVVPLVIEAGNMMDIVNRKKKNLDTKNLVDNIEDVAVERDLSPKWIRLLKDGNNIEDYRRRLGIQHVVVNMSGKIWDFMESTMEYTIISDEEQQISLRLENQNTGVIVVVTLVYAKCTQLEKLQLWESLGVLTSVINEPLTVGGCFNVMRHEKEKLGGLLVTFEEIEDFNHYISTCNLEEIAFKGSKFTWWNGRENGECIFKRLDRWSKQTFGNIFQEIATLEKVIKVREKKFEEDPTGDIRATLFKAQAELAMQMKRKEELWKQKACFEWFKDGEKNTRFFHVVVKGRR, from the exons ATGGTGATGgagaaagataaaaatgagaATCAAGAGCAAGTATTAGAGGATGTTGTACCTTTGGTAATTGAAGCAGGGAATATGATGGATATTGTtaatagaaagaagaaaaacCTGGATACAAAAAATTTGGTAGATAATATTGAGGATGTAGCAGTAGAAAGAGATCTATCTCCAAAATGGATCAGGTTGCTGaag GACGGGAATAATATTGAGGATTATAGGAGAAGGCTAGGAATACAGCATGTAGTAGTCAATATGTCAGGAAAGATTTGGGATTTTATGGAGTCAACTATGGAGTATACTATCATCAGTGATGAGGAACAACAAATTTCACTCAGATTGGAAAATCAAAATACAGGAGTAATAGTTGTGGTTACACTAGTTTATGCAAAATGTACTCAGCTTGAGAAACTTCAGTTATGGGAATCTCTTGGTGTACTGACTAGTGTAATAAATGAACCTTTGACGGTAGGTGGATGTTTTAATGTTATGAGGCATGAGAAAGAGAAGCTTGGTGGATTATTAGTAACTTTTGAAGAGATAGAAGACTTTAATCATTATATCAGCACTTGTAATTTAGAGGAGATTGCTTTCAAGGGGAGCAAATTTACTTGGTGGAATGGCAGAGAAAATGGAGAGTGCATATTCAAAAGACTTGATAGG TGGAGTAAGCaaacttttggaaatatttttcaagaGATTGCTACTCTTGAAAAAGTGATTAAGGTAAGGGAGAAgaagtttgaagaggatccaaCAGGGGATATTAGGGCTACTTTATTCAAAGCACAAGCAGAGTTAGCAAtgcaaatgaaaagaaaagaggaatTATGGAAACAGAAAGCTTGTTTTGAGTGGTTCAAGGATGGAGAaaagaacacaagatttttcCATGTAGTTGTGAAGGGAAGAAGGTAA